TCAGCATTGATCGCGCACCCCTTGAACCCCATATCGCACGTTTGCCACGAATTCACTTTATGAAAACCAATGCCTTCACTGTGAAGCCCGAGGACATTGGGGCCATTGATTGGTTTTTTTCAGATATCATTTGTTATCCAGAAAAACTTTTAGAACTTGTTCAGCAGTGGCAAAATTCAGGACTTTGCCGCAACTTCGTTTGCACGATAAAATTTCAAGGTAAGACTGATTTTGCGACATTAAAGAAGTTTCAGTCCATGGAAAAAGCCAAGGTTCAACATTTGTATCACAACAAGCACGAGGTTACTGTATGGATAAAGACATCTTCACCCTGATTGGAAGGGAAGATGAAAAAATCAAACTTTGGCAGGACTTAGCCCAAGCCAAAGGCGAACTTCTATGTAAGGGAAAAGAAGAATCCATCTGTAAACTGCGCGTTTCATTTTATAATTCAAAAACTTTAAGCCTTGAATGCGTTGTTGAATCTTCGACCACCATGGCAAACCTTGAAGAATACCTAGGGCATTTCTTTTTGGGCGGCGAAAAATACTATTTCCAAGCCCAAGCGCAGATTCATCAGGGTAAAGTCGTCGTACCAATTCCGAAGGAACTTTATCACCTGCAACGCCGTCAGAATTATCGCGTGCGCATTCCAGAAAGCTACAACGCCTTTTACAACATCATTCTTGTGAACGATAAACCGCAGAAAATCAGCGGAGCATTAGCGGACCTAAGCAGCCAAGGTTGTCGCGTGGTTTATCGTATGGATGCTCCGCTAATGAAAGTTGGCGACACCGTGACAGGTCTATTAGTCATTGGCAAAAGAGCACCGATGGAAATTCAAGGGATCGTTCGCCATATTCGCGTGGATGAAGGCAATAAAGTGATTCAAACTTTCGGAATTGAGTTCACTCCCCTATCGCCGATCATTGAAAACAAATTGTTTGCGATTACGATGGAAATACATAAGGACGTCTTTAAACGCCCTTCCTAGTTACTCGGTTCTGATTCATTCGGCGCCAAGATCTTTGGCGCTTTTTTTCTGACTGGCTCGTATTCTTGATCCAAATTGAAAGTCTGCTGCTTACGTTGTTCTTCAGCTTCTTTTTTTCGGTCTTTTTCTAGTTTCTTATTTTCTTCATAGCGTTTGGAGTAATCACGATGAAGCTGATTGAATTCATCGTTCTTGCTGCGAGCATAATCGTCGAAGTCCTTACGCTTATCGCGCATGTTCGCTTCAAACTCATCGCGCTTTTCTTTTTGGTTGGCGTAGAAGTCTTTGCGTTTTGCTTCTAGGTCATCAAAGAAATCTTTGCGCTCTTCACTGCTCATTTTCTTTTTAGAAGCGTCTTTTCTTTGTTCACCAAGATCTTTACTGAACTCATCACGTTCTTTTTTCTGAGCTTTGGTAAAAGTCTCGCGCGCTTTGGTCATATCTTTATTAAATAGTGTGCGCTTTTTATTTAACAGGCTTGAAAACTTGCCCCGTACTTCACTAGGATTGCGGGACAGATCGCTCATCATCTGATCCATGAAGGCTTTTTCGTCATTTTCTTTTTTTACGTCGGCCGGAATGTCTTTACGAAGCTTTTCTAA
This is a stretch of genomic DNA from Bdellovibrio reynosensis. It encodes these proteins:
- a CDS encoding flagellar brake protein, encoding MDKDIFTLIGREDEKIKLWQDLAQAKGELLCKGKEESICKLRVSFYNSKTLSLECVVESSTTMANLEEYLGHFFLGGEKYYFQAQAQIHQGKVVVPIPKELYHLQRRQNYRVRIPESYNAFYNIILVNDKPQKISGALADLSSQGCRVVYRMDAPLMKVGDTVTGLLVIGKRAPMEIQGIVRHIRVDEGNKVIQTFGIEFTPLSPIIENKLFAITMEIHKDVFKRPS